Part of the Oceanidesulfovibrio indonesiensis genome is shown below.
CTTGAGTTCGTCGAGGTAGGTGTCCGTGAAGTTTTTGATGAGGAAGCCGAGGCCATGAAGGATGGCCAGGGAGCCGCGCACGCTGTCCGCGCGTATGGTGTCGTCCATGGAGTCGATTATGGAGTTGATGCGGAACATGAACTCGTGGGCGAACTTTTTGATCTCCACCTCGAGCATGCCGCAGTCGAAATAGACATTCTGCACGCAGAACTGCCAGAGCTTGGCGGAGATGATGGCGTAGATGAAGCTCTTGGGTTCCAGCAACGCCCGGTGGTACTGGAATATGCGGTTGAATGGCTTGAAGTACTGGCACTGCGAGGTGAAGATGGCATAGAGACCGAGCAAGGCGCAGGCGTTTTGCGCTTTGGTGGTCGTTTCGATGCGGAACCCGTCGCGGATGCAGACGAGGTCGACGTCGCGGTCGGAATAGATGGTGTCGAACCAGCGCGCGATGGGCAGGAGCTGGAAATAGAGATGGCAGTCGTCCAGACTGCGGTCGCAGCGGCCGCAGGAGAAGTATGTCTGTGGCCTGCCGTTGAACAACGACACATTGGTGCCAATGGAGACGGGCGACGCGGCGTTTATGGCGTACACCAATCCGTCCCCGCCGCCGCACGATACGCGGAACTCGACGAACATGGTTTGCCCCCCAGCAAAAGTTCGTTACGACTCAAGCACAGTACGTTATTTCGCGCATGTGTGCAGTAATTTCATCGAGTTTACTATCAATCAACAGACAAGAGCAGTCGACAAACTTCCTGTGCGGCCTGCTGCATGGTATGCTGCATGCGCAGAATGAAAGCGGGTGTGCTGGCCGTCAAGGATGGAGCAGAATGACAACAGTTGCGCTGAGGATCAGAAGTGGTGGCCAATTTGATTCCGAGGAAAATTCTCCGGCAGGATGCGCCGGGGTGGCCTTGCCGTCCAGGGTGCGATACCTGAGGGGCTGGCAATGAGCGCGGGATCATGTCGATCCCCACGCGACAAAAGACAAAGGGGAGACGCTGCGTGGCAGATGGTATGCACGATTCCGGGCAGGCAGGAGCGGGACTGACATCCGAAGAGCAGGAAATCGTCAACCGGGAGTGTGTCCGGCAGACGTCTCGTTCGCGGCGGGGGCTCATCCTGGCCTCGCTGGGTGCTGCGCTGCTGGGCGGAGGACTGGTGGAGGCTACGGTGCTTCAGTGCACCACCCTGAGCATCACCATCGTGCTCGGGATGATGGCCGCGGGTATGGGGCTGTTGCTCGGCGGCGGGTTGCTGACGGGGCTGGCGCTTTTCGCCTCGCGCAGGCTGGGGAACAGCCCGGCGGCCCAGGAAGCGCGGCGCAAGGTGACCCGAGCCTACGTGGTGATCATATTGCTGGTGGCGGGCGTGCTGGCGCTTGCATACTCCATAACGCTGACAACGGCGCCGGAGGGGCAGGCAGGAAGCGCCGCGAGCGGCATGGCGCAGGGAATGACGTCGGGACAATGAGCCCCGCACCTCCGCGCCTTCCGGACGATGATCGGCGAAAGGCGCGGCAGGAGCGGAAGGATGCCTCGATTCGCTACTTGGCCACGCGGTAGAGGCAGACCTTGCAGGTCACGTTGTCGCCCTTGATGTAATCCGCTTCGCGAAGCTCTTCGAGCTCCCAGCAGCCTTCGCCTTCGAGCTTGAGCATGTGCTTTCTGTAGTCATGCTCCTCGTAGGCGCCTTCGCGCACGGTGAAACAGATGTAGCCGCCGTTCCTGGTCACGCGGATCAACTCGCCGAACGCGTCCGGCCCGACGTGGCCGTATGTGAAGGTGCCTACGCAGATGATCGCGTCATAGGTGTTGTCGGCGATGTCGAGCGGCTTTGTCAGGTCGGCCTGGAAGAGCTTCTTGTAGATGCCTTTCTGGGCGGCCTCATCGAGCATTTCCCTGGAGTAGTCCAGCGCGTCCTGGTTGGTGAAGCCGGCCTTGGCCAGCAGTTCGCCCACCAGGCCGGTGCCGCAGCCGGCGTCCAGGATGTAGGCGTTTTTGTCGTCCAAATAGTTCTGGAGGACGGCGGCGCTGGCAGCGGGCGCCACGTAACCTTCTTCGGCCAGATCGGAGTCGTACTTGCCGGCCCAGTCTTTGTACGCGTCCATGAGGACCTCGTGGTCCTCGGCATTGTACACTTTATTGAAGATTTCCTTATCCATGGTGATCCTTCCTCCATATGTGTGAGGGTGGATAAAAAAGCGGGGAGGATCGGGACGCGCCTGAGCCTCCCCGCGTCGGGATCATTTGCAAGATCGTCCGGTCTACTTGGCGGCCTTGGCGGCCTCGGCAATCCAGCCGTTCCAGGCCTCCTGGTTGGCCTCGATCCATTCGTCCACGTGGCGCTCGATGTCGCGCTGGCTGTCCTCGCCGTCGAACATCCTGGTGTTCTGCTCGGCGATGTCAAAGAGCGGAATGGACATTATCTCGAACAGCTTCCGGGCAGCCGGGTTCTCAGCGAGGAATTCCTTGTTCGCGACCACCTGGATGTCGTTGGCCACGAAGCCCATCTTGACGGGGTCGGACACGGCGCCTTCCACGCCGGACATGGTCAGCTGCTCTTCAAAGCCTTCCTGCGCTTCAGAGGGAATGATTTCCGGGACGTTCATCCACAGTACGTCCTCGCCCGGCTTGAGTTTGAAGATGGTCCAGTTGGGGGCCCAGGTATAGAAGAAAACGGGCTCGCCGTTGTTGAACCGGGCGATGGCGTCGGCCATGGCGGCAGGGTAGGACGCCTGGATGGCGTTCACGTGGTCTTTCAGTCCGTAGACCGCCAGGTGGTGGCTGATGACCTTCTCGCAACCCCAGCCGGGAGGGCAGGCCACGAGATCGGCCTTGCCGTCGCCGTTGGCGTCGAAGGCTTTCTTCACTTCCTCGCGCTTGAAGTCGTCCAGGGACTGGATATTGAATTCTTCCACCGCATCCTTGGAGACGAGGTAACCGGAAAGTCCGCCTGCCTTGGCCACATAGCCCACACGCTCGGCCTTTTCATCGAAGTTGTCGGGCAACTGCGCATAGTGCAGCGGGAACCAGCCGTTGGCCCAGTAGTCAACGTCACCCTGGGTGACGGCCTGGTAGAAGATCGGATTGGAAAGGTCCTTGGCTTTCTTGACGTCGTAGCCGAGCTCCTTGAGGGCGCGGCTGAAGATTGCTTCCTGGAAAAAGCCGGTGGTCCAGGTGGCGCGGCCGGGCGTAACGCTTTTGCCTTCGCCGGGTTTGCCGGCGGCAACTGCCGTGCCGGCAAGGCCGAGCACCATGGCGAGCGTAAGCATAATCGCGAGAATTCGATTCTTCATTCATTGACTCCTTGGTTGTCCATTGCGAAACGCAATGTGTTCAACAATGAGGCGTGCCAGTAGAAACCTGTTATTTCTGCACTTCCTTGCCCATGGACTGGGTGATGCGGTCCAGCACGATAGCCAGCAGCACGATGGCGAGACCGCCGATGCCGGCCAGGCCCACCTGGAGGCTGTTGAGCCCCTGGAACACCGCAACGCCGAGACCGCCCGCGCCGATGAGCGCGGCGATGACGACCATGGACAGCGACATCATGATGGTCTGGTTGAGGCCGGCCATGATGGTTGCCTTGGCCAGAGGCAGCTGCACGCGGCGGAGCACCTGCCAGGGCGTGGCGCCGAAGGCCACGGCAGCTTCCACCAGCTCCCGCGGGGTCTGGCGGATGCCCAGGTTTGTGAGCCGGATGATGGGCGGCATGGCGAAGACGATGGTGGCGATGACGCCGGCCACAGTGCCGATGGAGAAGAGCATGACCACGGGAACGAGGTAGACGAACGCCGGCGTTGTCTGCATGGCGTCCAGCACCGGCCGTATGACCTGCTCGAACCGGTCGCTCCGGGCCGCCAGTATGCCCGTGGGGATGCCCACGATGGTGCAGAAGACCACGGCCGAGAGCACCATGGCCAGGGTGGTCATGGAATCTTCCCACAGCCCCAGAAAGCCGATGAACGTCATGGTCACGGCGGTGAACACCCCGAGCTTCCAGCTGGAGACGCGCCATGCGGCCAGAGCCAGCAGAATGATGACCACGATGGGCGGCAGGACGTTGAGAAACCAGTCGATGGAGCCGAGGGTCTGCTCAACAGGCCACTTGATGAGCTGGAACTGGCTTCTGTAGTTGGCCACCAGCCAATCCACGACTGTTTCGATCCAGTCGTCGAGCGGTATGATATAGTCCTCGAAATTCAGTATATTCATGGAGTCGATCTCTTGTGGGGGTTACCCTTCGGCCTGGGCCTGCTCGGCCTCCCGCTGGAGGGTGCGCAGGAATATGTTCTTGGATATCGCGCCCATGTACGCGCCGTTCTCGTTCACAACGGGAACGGGCCAGGGCTTGGATGCGACCTCAACCAGGATGTCCTGCATGGTCGCCGAGGGCGAAACGGGCGCCACCTCATCCAGGAGCGCACTCTTCAGGCCGCTTTCGCCGGATTCCTCGTTGCCTACGGCTTCGCGCAGGCTCTCCACGGAGACCGCGCCCAGGTAGCGCTTTTTGGGGTCGAGCACGAAAGCCCAGGTGCGGTCCTGCGAGGTGAGGCGCTCCAGGGCGGCGCGAGGGCCGAGGCCGTCGCGGCTGATGACCGTAGTCTGCGTGTCGCGCACGATGTCGCCGGCGGTGAGGATGTTCGTGGGGTCCACGCCGCGGAAGAAAGAGCGCACGTACTCGTCGGCCGGGTTGCGGAGAATCTCTTCGGGCGTGCCCACCTGCACGATGCGACCGCCTTCCATGATTGCGATTCGGTCGCCGATGCGCATGGCTTCGTCGAGATCGTGGGAGATGAAGACGATGGTGCGCTTGTGCTCCTGCTGGAGATTGAGCAGTTCATCCTGCATTTCGGTGCGGATGAGCGGGTCCAGCGCGGAGAAGGCCTCGTCCATGAGCATGATTTCCGGGTCCACGGCCAGGCCGCGGGCCAGGCCCACGCGCTGCTGCATGCCGCCGGAAAGTTCTCTGGGGTAGCTAGAGCCGTATGGTCCGAGCCCCACCTGCTCCAGCGCCTCGGAAGCACGCGTCTCGCGCTCCTCCCTGGGAACGCCGGCCATCTCCAGGCCGAAAGCCACGTTTTCCAGCACCGTCATGTGCGGCATGAGCGCAAAGGACTGGAAAACCATGGTCATGTTTCGGCGGCGCAGATTCACCAAGGCTTCCTGGTTCATGTGGGCCACGTCCTCGCCGTCCACATAGACATAGCCTGCCGATGGGTCGATGAGCCGGTTGAGCATGCGCACGAGGGTGGATTTGCCTGAGCCGGAAAGACCCATGACGACAAAGACTTCACCTTCCATGACAGAGAAACTGGCGTCCTGAACGCCCACCGTCATACCGGTTTTTTCGTGGATGGATTCCTTGTCGTATCCCTGTTTCAAAAGCTCCAGGGCTTTGCCTGGATCCTTGCCGAATATTTTGTACAGGTTCTTGACGACGATTTTTTCGTTCATCGGGCTCTCTTGTTTTTTGAACGACGCACGGAAACGATTCGTACCGAGAAGGCCCTGACGACCTCCGGCACTCGCCCCGTCGTGCCAGGCAGGAACTACCTGCGCCGCTCAAGTGGTTCAGTCGGAAAAGCCGGGAGCATCCTTCGGAACGTTTACGGGATCATCGAATCTGCAATGTGCATTGATCGAACGCGGTGCGCGGCGGCCACAGACCGTGAAGATGAGCCAGGCCAAATAGTGCGACGCCCAAAAAGGCAGTTCGCGATCCAGAGGTTCCGTTCGCGCGAGGTTCGCTTGCGAATTGTATACGCTTACGCATGCGGTACGTTCCGCAGTAGCTCGCGGTCTCGTTTCGAAACCATGCTGATTGATAGATGCATAAAAGTTTTAAGCCCAAACAATTTTGATTCGAACTGTTTCTATCAAAATAATTGATTTGTCAAGGCTCTAAGTTGAAATCATTTCGGGCCCCGTATTGC
Proteins encoded:
- a CDS encoding ABC transporter permease translates to MNILNFEDYIIPLDDWIETVVDWLVANYRSQFQLIKWPVEQTLGSIDWFLNVLPPIVVIILLALAAWRVSSWKLGVFTAVTMTFIGFLGLWEDSMTTLAMVLSAVVFCTIVGIPTGILAARSDRFEQVIRPVLDAMQTTPAFVYLVPVVMLFSIGTVAGVIATIVFAMPPIIRLTNLGIRQTPRELVEAAVAFGATPWQVLRRVQLPLAKATIMAGLNQTIMMSLSMVVIAALIGAGGLGVAVFQGLNSLQVGLAGIGGLAIVLLAIVLDRITQSMGKEVQK
- the proX gene encoding glycine betaine/L-proline ABC transporter substrate-binding protein ProX, encoding MKNRILAIMLTLAMVLGLAGTAVAAGKPGEGKSVTPGRATWTTGFFQEAIFSRALKELGYDVKKAKDLSNPIFYQAVTQGDVDYWANGWFPLHYAQLPDNFDEKAERVGYVAKAGGLSGYLVSKDAVEEFNIQSLDDFKREEVKKAFDANGDGKADLVACPPGWGCEKVISHHLAVYGLKDHVNAIQASYPAAMADAIARFNNGEPVFFYTWAPNWTIFKLKPGEDVLWMNVPEIIPSEAQEGFEEQLTMSGVEGAVSDPVKMGFVANDIQVVANKEFLAENPAARKLFEIMSIPLFDIAEQNTRMFDGEDSQRDIERHVDEWIEANQEAWNGWIAEAAKAAK
- the proV gene encoding glycine betaine/L-proline ABC transporter ATP-binding protein ProV; the protein is MNEKIVVKNLYKIFGKDPGKALELLKQGYDKESIHEKTGMTVGVQDASFSVMEGEVFVVMGLSGSGKSTLVRMLNRLIDPSAGYVYVDGEDVAHMNQEALVNLRRRNMTMVFQSFALMPHMTVLENVAFGLEMAGVPREERETRASEALEQVGLGPYGSSYPRELSGGMQQRVGLARGLAVDPEIMLMDEAFSALDPLIRTEMQDELLNLQQEHKRTIVFISHDLDEAMRIGDRIAIMEGGRIVQVGTPEEILRNPADEYVRSFFRGVDPTNILTAGDIVRDTQTTVISRDGLGPRAALERLTSQDRTWAFVLDPKKRYLGAVSVESLREAVGNEESGESGLKSALLDEVAPVSPSATMQDILVEVASKPWPVPVVNENGAYMGAISKNIFLRTLQREAEQAQAEG
- a CDS encoding class I SAM-dependent DNA methyltransferase, yielding MDKEIFNKVYNAEDHEVLMDAYKDWAGKYDSDLAEEGYVAPAASAAVLQNYLDDKNAYILDAGCGTGLVGELLAKAGFTNQDALDYSREMLDEAAQKGIYKKLFQADLTKPLDIADNTYDAIICVGTFTYGHVGPDAFGELIRVTRNGGYICFTVREGAYEEHDYRKHMLKLEGEGCWELEELREADYIKGDNVTCKVCLYRVAK